The following proteins are encoded in a genomic region of Spirochaetota bacterium:
- a CDS encoding prenyltransferase, whose translation MITRELVKTWIVQIRSNFLLLAVILSLLGLALAGLWMKKTGVGSFSVIEAIVLVLGVVLTHVSVNLFNEYSDSQTGIDDNTRRTPFSGGTGMIQAGKTTPLAVSTAAWQTLFWAFIIGLYFTIMSHWMVMVIMFVGALSIVFYTTHFAKVLLGEFIAGLSLGSLVVIGAFVAMTGGSAATICDLFPGEVIILSIPPGILTSLLLYLNEFPDADVDKEGGRFHLVILLGRKRASYLYVAGLVLTYVFIIAAPIAGLSSWWVLLGCATIPLAVKAGMMALKHAEDIPKLVPALGINVMVVLITDLLLAVAVVLEMIFCV comes from the coding sequence ATGATCACGCGTGAACTTGTAAAAACATGGATAGTCCAGATCAGGAGCAACTTCCTCCTCCTGGCCGTCATTCTTTCCCTGCTAGGCCTCGCCCTGGCGGGCCTCTGGATGAAGAAGACCGGCGTCGGGTCCTTCAGCGTCATCGAGGCTATAGTACTTGTCCTGGGGGTCGTGCTGACCCACGTGTCCGTGAACCTCTTCAACGAGTACTCCGATTCCCAGACCGGTATTGACGATAACACCCGGCGGACACCCTTCAGCGGCGGCACCGGCATGATCCAGGCAGGAAAGACCACTCCCCTGGCGGTGAGCACCGCCGCCTGGCAGACCCTTTTCTGGGCCTTCATCATCGGCCTCTACTTCACCATCATGTCCCACTGGATGGTGATGGTCATCATGTTCGTCGGGGCCCTGTCCATCGTCTTCTACACGACCCACTTTGCCAAGGTGCTCTTGGGTGAATTCATCGCGGGGCTGAGCCTGGGATCTCTGGTGGTCATCGGCGCTTTCGTCGCCATGACCGGCGGATCGGCGGCTACTATCTGTGATCTCTTTCCCGGCGAGGTGATCATCCTGTCAATCCCTCCGGGAATACTGACGTCCCTGCTCCTCTATCTGAACGAGTTCCCCGATGCCGACGTGGACAAGGAGGGAGGGCGTTTCCACCTGGTCATACTCCTTGGCAGGAAAAGGGCCTCGTACCTCTATGTGGCCGGCCTGGTCCTGACCTATGTGTTTATCATCGCCGCGCCCATCGCGGGACTTTCATCATGGTGGGTCCTCCTTGGGTGCGCCACCATTCCCCTGGCTGTAAAGGCCGGGATGATGGCCCTGAAGCACGCCGAGGACATACCGAAGCTTGTTCCCGCCCTGGGGATCAATGTCATGGTGGTCCTGATAACCGACCTTCTCCTGGCAGTGGCGGTCGTCCTTGAAATGATCTTTTGCGTTTAA
- a CDS encoding beta-lactamase family protein: MKRKLYLFSGAVALLSVVIFISLAGMSRATTLFKIKDSDIDGVTDKVSDARIQQYGKQFAGWLNGNVPGGMVPSAAVGVIQGDRLVFHHGVRADSTTRFGIASLSKTFTAVLALRLQEKKILILDDPVSKYLPGVVIERASLHSQPVSVRHLLAHTSGVPSFSGKHVLYEIKGKKLAVPEQVHPAGFSYSYSNEGYELMLHVIEAASGKSYARCMKDEVLDPLGMSSSTAEFSNGTGGIVTTIQDLAKYTAMLINCGTYRGVQLLNEKSFDELMAKPVELPNTRVDYYYSLGWEMITVGGAIDSYYKAGRWFNQASGLQVFPKRKIAFIYLCNPPEHLGDSFMSWRQGLTGMLRSLVRNISGDTTLCTEWPSLTPVELRWYEGQYRNVITGEKVNVSLKGGTLFSNGFGGYMPLRTFTSNRFLIDSGRMLHNFVWKDHRVVGLALRHGYYEAVHQ, from the coding sequence ATGAAGAGAAAGCTATACCTGTTTTCAGGCGCCGTGGCCCTGTTATCCGTTGTAATATTCATAAGCCTTGCCGGCATGTCCAGAGCCACGACCCTGTTCAAGATCAAGGACTCCGATATCGACGGGGTGACCGACAAGGTTTCCGATGCGCGGATACAGCAATACGGGAAGCAGTTCGCGGGCTGGCTGAACGGCAATGTCCCCGGCGGCATGGTGCCATCGGCGGCGGTCGGCGTCATCCAGGGCGACCGCCTGGTGTTCCACCACGGCGTAAGGGCCGACAGCACCACGCGCTTCGGCATCGCATCCCTCTCGAAGACCTTCACCGCAGTACTTGCCCTACGTCTCCAGGAAAAAAAGATACTCATCCTCGATGATCCTGTCAGCAAGTACCTTCCTGGCGTAGTGATCGAGCGCGCCTCGCTGCATTCACAGCCGGTCTCCGTGAGGCACCTGCTGGCCCATACGTCGGGCGTCCCGTCGTTCAGCGGCAAGCATGTCCTTTACGAAATCAAGGGCAAGAAGCTGGCGGTGCCTGAACAGGTGCACCCGGCCGGCTTCAGCTATTCCTATTCGAACGAGGGTTATGAGCTGATGCTGCACGTAATCGAAGCGGCATCGGGAAAGTCCTATGCCCGGTGCATGAAGGATGAGGTTCTCGATCCCCTGGGGATGTCCTCCAGCACGGCCGAGTTCTCCAACGGGACTGGCGGCATCGTAACCACCATACAGGACCTGGCCAAGTACACCGCCATGCTCATTAATTGCGGCACCTACCGCGGCGTGCAGCTGCTTAATGAAAAGTCTTTCGACGAGCTCATGGCCAAGCCGGTGGAGCTTCCGAATACAAGGGTGGACTATTACTACTCCCTCGGGTGGGAAATGATCACCGTGGGCGGCGCCATCGACAGCTACTACAAGGCGGGCCGCTGGTTCAACCAGGCGTCGGGCCTGCAGGTCTTTCCGAAGAGGAAGATAGCCTTCATATACCTGTGCAATCCCCCCGAACACCTGGGCGATTCCTTCATGTCGTGGCGCCAGGGCCTTACGGGCATGCTCCGCTCCCTGGTGAGAAATATTTCCGGAGATACGACCCTCTGCACGGAATGGCCGTCCCTCACGCCGGTCGAGCTCCGCTGGTATGAAGGCCAGTACCGCAACGTTATCACCGGCGAAAAGGTCAACGTATCCCTCAAGGGCGGGACCCTTTTCAGTAACGGCTTCGGCGGGTACATGCCCCTCAGGACCTTCACCTCCAACCGCTTTCTCATCGACAGCGGCCGCATGCTTCACAACTTTGTCTGGAAGGACCACCGCGTCGTGGGACTGGCTCTCAGGCACGGCTATTATGAGGCTGTTCACCAGTAG
- a CDS encoding serine hydrolase, translating to MISSACFVEEKQKKELVTPKQDPVKVEQDNAIREQKIKAEKQSLSQWMWANTWYPIVPSAAAAVVDGNDITYMVTVRCDPSTPFLAASLTKTFTALAILQLVDRGLVSFNDPISKYLQVKFENSELNSKPITIWHLLTHTSGLIEDPSPKHALNSYPFMVPEQKYPTGFRFNYCNQGYNLLGFIVFEASGQSLGEYVTRNILVPMEMNDSKAPESTRGAAGIECSIRDLARYMIMLMHGGVYKGKRIISKRMYRKIISETIEGPKSQKKEYRGLCFRIWSIDGIVYSMHHAAHMPSAGGFMQFFPQHNCGYVFISNPPVYDREEYYGYYYGLKSRLVRFCKALMNDDFDPVTFDADKPSKAQLQLFVGRYRQYSNPVNGYYVDVELHPGGYLIATKSYNGSRVGLIPTSLHTFVYIFPDQNEKGEIYDFVMKSGKVIGLGVKEGYYVK from the coding sequence ATGATATCATCCGCCTGCTTTGTCGAGGAGAAGCAGAAAAAGGAACTGGTCACACCGAAGCAGGACCCGGTAAAAGTCGAGCAGGACAATGCAATCAGGGAGCAGAAAATCAAGGCGGAAAAGCAATCCCTATCCCAGTGGATGTGGGCAAATACCTGGTATCCCATCGTGCCTTCAGCCGCGGCCGCGGTGGTCGATGGGAACGACATAACATACATGGTAACGGTGAGATGCGATCCCTCCACGCCCTTTCTCGCCGCTTCCCTGACCAAGACCTTCACGGCCCTGGCTATCCTGCAGCTGGTCGACCGGGGCCTGGTGTCCTTCAATGACCCCATCAGCAAATACCTGCAGGTGAAATTCGAAAACAGCGAGCTCAATTCAAAACCGATAACTATCTGGCATCTTCTCACACATACGTCCGGCCTGATAGAAGACCCGAGCCCGAAGCATGCGCTGAACAGCTATCCCTTTATGGTGCCGGAGCAGAAGTATCCCACCGGGTTCCGGTTCAACTACTGCAACCAGGGGTATAATCTCCTCGGCTTCATCGTATTCGAGGCGTCGGGGCAGTCGCTGGGTGAATACGTAACGCGGAACATCCTTGTTCCAATGGAGATGAACGATTCAAAGGCGCCTGAAAGCACCAGGGGCGCCGCCGGTATTGAATGCTCCATCAGGGATCTTGCCAGGTACATGATCATGCTCATGCATGGCGGCGTGTACAAGGGAAAAAGAATCATATCGAAGCGCATGTACCGAAAGATCATCAGCGAGACCATTGAAGGCCCGAAATCCCAAAAGAAGGAATACCGGGGGCTCTGCTTCCGTATTTGGTCCATCGACGGCATTGTCTACTCCATGCACCACGCGGCCCACATGCCCAGCGCCGGCGGATTTATGCAGTTCTTTCCGCAGCATAACTGCGGATATGTTTTTATCAGCAATCCGCCCGTGTATGATCGGGAGGAGTATTACGGCTATTATTACGGCCTGAAGAGCAGGTTGGTGCGTTTTTGCAAGGCCCTCATGAATGACGACTTCGATCCCGTAACCTTCGATGCTGACAAGCCGTCGAAGGCGCAGCTCCAGCTGTTCGTGGGCCGGTATCGGCAGTACAGCAATCCCGTCAACGGCTACTATGTCGATGTCGAGCTCCATCCGGGGGGGTACCTGATTGCGACCAAGTCTTACAACGGCTCCCGGGTCGGCCTAATACCTACATCGCTCCATACATTCGTATACATATTCCCCGACCAGAACGAGAAGGGCGAGATCTATGATTTCGTCATGAAAAGCGGAAAGGTCATAGGCCTCGGCGTCAAAGAGGGGTATTATGTTAAGTAG